CCACCGGGTTTTGGGTGATAAACGCCTTGGCGGAAACCTTTAGGCTCCCCGCCGGCACGTTGGCGAACACAAAACGAACCTTCCGCGTTTCCATCGGCGTCAACGCCGTGTTGTATTTTTCCGTCATCCCTTTCAACTGGATATCGGCCTCGGTTGTCAGCCAGTTGCCGTCCTTGTCGAGAATGCGTTTGCCGAACGCCCGCACCTGCACCACGCGGACCAATCCATCCCCTTCCACGCCCACCTCCAGCGTAAGCGCGCGGGACGGCGAGCCGGTGGGGATGTTATGCCCCGCCTTCGCATTCGTCATGGCAACATCCACCACATACGCCCCCTCTTTGTTGAGCGCGGCCGACAGTATCTCTATCGCCACCGCGCCGCCCAGCCTTTCCCTGTCATGGAAAAGGCTGTGGTCGGCAATGGTTGTCTTTTGCGGTTTTTTAACCGATGACACATAGGGAGTTCCGCCTATCGCGGACATGTGGCATTCCTGGCACTGTATGCCCTGTCTGGCATATTCCGAGGCCTTCCATTCGCTGTACGTCTCGCCCACTTTCAGGGCGTTCGCGTTGAGCATCTCATGGCATCCGCCACAGAGTTCCGACTTGTTGAACCACTGGGCGTACGCCGCCTGGTGGGCGGCGGGATTTGAACCGGATGGATTCGGTTTCGGCCCCAGCAACCTCATGGAGGCATGCTTTTGCCCGCCCACGTCCAGCTTGAACGGAGCGGTCATGTTCTTCAAGTCCACCGCCTCGACCGTGTGGCAAAAATCGCAGGTAACCCCTTCCCGCGTGACGGGAAGTTCCGCATTGACATCCTTGGTGGCCAGAGTGGTGGGAGCATGGCATTTCAAACAGTAATCCTTCGCCCTTCCGTCGGTGTCGATAAACGCCTGCCGGTACGCTTTCTGGAAAATCGGGCTGCCGAATGCCCGCGCGTGGAATGATTTTTTCCAGCTCTCATAAATGTCCGCATGGCAGTACCCGCAGACGGTTGCGCCGGTATAGGAGGTGCGGTCGATTTCCGGCCCCGCCGCCGCGCTCCCCGCGGCAAGGAAGAACGCCGCCGCCAGAAGAACAAGGCATCGCGCCGGAAACGGGATTGAATATCCGGAAAAATCGGAGCGCTGAAAAGAATTTGTGCCCATGACCATTTCCCCCTACTACAACCAAGTTAATGCCTCTTAATCGCCTATGGCCTTTAATTCCTTCGGCGACAAATCTTGCATGGTTTCAGTACGGTTTCAGTCCGAGTTTCTCCCGCCAATATGATTATAACCCATCCTGCCCGGATATAACTATTTCCATTCCGTCCCGCACAACAGTCCCCGGAAAACCGGCGTCACGCACAACGTGTGTTAAAATCGCGGGAGAAGCAAAGCACAAAGCGTTTGCGTCATCCTGAGGGAGCCTTGGCGACCGAAGGAACTCTTTCGGGAAAAAGATTCTTCGCCTGCGGCTCAGAATGACAATTTAGGGGAAAGAAGAAATGGCAAAATTCGATTACGACCTGCTGATTCTCGGCGGCGGCGCGGCCGGATTGGTCTCTTCCAAAATGGCGCGCGGTTTCGGCAAAAGCGTCGCCGTGATAGAAAAGGGAAAACTGGGCGGGGAATGCACCAACTTCGGCTGCGTGCCGAGCAAAGCGCTCATCAGAACCGCCAAAGCCGCGCACGAGCTGAAACATCTGGACGCGCTGGGCCTCACGACCGCATCCCCCATCGCCATCAATACCGGCGGCGCAATGCGGCACGTCCGCTCCATCGTTGAAAAAGTTTACAACACCCACCTCCCCGCAAGCTTCAAGGCGCTGGGGATCGACCTCTTTTTCGGCGGCCCGCGGTTCACCGATAACCACACGGTGGTGATGGACGGCAAAACGATCACCGCCAACAAGATAATCATAGCCACCGGCTCCAGCCCGCTCATCCCCGCCATCGAAGGGATCGATAAAACGCCATACCTCACCAACAACACGGTGTTCTCGCTCGATACGCTGCCGCGCTCGCTGGTGGTCCTCGGCGGCGGCCCCATCGGGATAGAGCTGGCCTCGGCCCTCAACCGGCTGGGCGTTGAAACCACGGTGGTGGAGATGTTCGACCGGATACTGTTCCGGGAAGACCGGGAGCTTTCGGACATGCTTGCGGGCAAAATGCTGGGCGAGGGACTGAACATTGTAACGTCGGCCAAGGCGGTGAAGCTGTCGGGCGACGCATCGCGGATAACCCTCACCGTGGAAACAAATGGCGGCCCGCGCAAAGAGATCACCGCGCAGAGCATACTTATCGCATCGGGACGAAAACCGAACACGGACGGGCTCGACCTCGAAAAAGCGGGCGTCCGCCACAACAGCAACGGCATCGAGGTGGACGAACGGCTGCGGACCGCATCGGATAACATCTACGCCTGCGGCGATGTCACCGGCCCGTACCGCTTCAGCCACATGGCGGAATACCAGGCGATCCTCGCCTGTTCCAACGCATTCCTCCCCGTCAAGCGCAAGGCCGATTACAGCCATGTGATCTGGTGCACGTTCACCGACCCGGAGCTGGCGCACGCGGGCCTCACGGAAGAGGAAGCGCGGGCCGCCCACGGCGACAGCATCAAGGTGCTCCGCTTCGATTACAGCAAGATCGACAGGGCGCGGACGGACATCGAAGAGTTCGGCATGAGCAAAATTATTTTAGATGGCAGGGGAAAATTCATCGGCGCCCACATACTCGGCATGCATGCCTCCGAGGTGCTGCACGAGATACAGTTGGCAAAACATTTCAACATTCCCTTTGAGCGGATATGGCAGGCGATCCACCTGTATCCCAGTTATTCCGATGTGATACGGCAGTCGTCGAAATACCACTACGCCGCAAAAATGGGGAACAAC
This sequence is a window from Nitrospinota bacterium. Protein-coding genes within it:
- a CDS encoding FAD-dependent oxidoreductase — encoded protein: MAKFDYDLLILGGGAAGLVSSKMARGFGKSVAVIEKGKLGGECTNFGCVPSKALIRTAKAAHELKHLDALGLTTASPIAINTGGAMRHVRSIVEKVYNTHLPASFKALGIDLFFGGPRFTDNHTVVMDGKTITANKIIIATGSSPLIPAIEGIDKTPYLTNNTVFSLDTLPRSLVVLGGGPIGIELASALNRLGVETTVVEMFDRILFREDRELSDMLAGKMLGEGLNIVTSAKAVKLSGDASRITLTVETNGGPRKEITAQSILIASGRKPNTDGLDLEKAGVRHNSNGIEVDERLRTASDNIYACGDVTGPYRFSHMAEYQAILACSNAFLPVKRKADYSHVIWCTFTDPELAHAGLTEEEARAAHGDSIKVLRFDYSKIDRARTDIEEFGMSKIILDGRGKFIGAHILGMHASEVLHEIQLAKHFNIPFERIWQAIHLYPSYSDVIRQSSKYHYAAKMGNNPFIKLLKKVLR